Within Desulfobacter sp., the genomic segment CAGGTAATTGCCGGCCAGGTATTCGGCGGCCAGGGCCTGGTTGAAGGTGGAGGTGTGCAGGTCCACTCCCTGCTTGACCAGCACCAGCCATTCCCTTAAAAATTTCGGGGCGGCGTAGAAGCCGATGCGCAGCCCCGGGGCAAACACCTTGGACAGGGTGGAAATGTAGATGACATTTTCCGGGGCCAGGGTTTTGATGGGGGGAAGGGACTCGCCCCGGTACCGCAGGGCGGAATAGGGATCGTCTTCCACCAGCAGGGCGTTATATTTCTGGATGATCCGGGCGATTTCTTTTCTACGCTCCAGGGTCAGGCTCCGCCCTGTGGGGTTCTGGAAGGTGGGCACCAGGTAGATGAATTTAATCTGGTTGGCTTTAAGGGTCTCTTCCAGGGATTCGGGAATCAGTCCCTCATCGTCCATCTCCATGGCCACATACCGGGGTTCATAGGGGTTGAAGGCGGAAATGGCCCCGAGGTAGGTGGGGGCTTCCAGGGCGATTTTATCCCCTTTGGAGATAAGGAGCTTGGCCGCCGCATCCAGCACCCCCTGGGAGCCCGAAGTGATATTCACCTCATCCGGGGCGACCTGGATTCCCCTGTCTGACAACAGCTGTGCCACCTGTTCCCTTAGGGGCATGAACCCTTCGGTGAGATCGTACTGGAATGCCTGGGATTTGTAATTGGAGAGTACCCGGTCGGTGAGTTCCTGGAAAATTTCCATGGGAAAGCTGTCCGGGGAGGGAATGCCGCC encodes:
- a CDS encoding PLP-dependent aminotransferase family protein: MTVESDREPNFKHLLADRTGLMQANAIREILKVVSDPAITSLAGGIPSPDSFPMEIFQELTDRVLSNYKSQAFQYDLTEGFMPLREQVAQLLSDRGIQVAPDEVNITSGSQGVLDAAAKLLISKGDKIALEAPTYLGAISAFNPYEPRYVAMEMDDEGLIPESLEETLKANQIKFIYLVPTFQNPTGRSLTLERRKEIARIIQKYNALLVEDDPYSALRYRGESLPPIKTLAPENVIYISTLSKVFAPGLRIGFYAAPKFLREWLVLVKQGVDLHTSTFNQALAAEYLAGNYLDRQLPKIIDLYRPRQQAMEAALSRHLPGGFTVSPSDGGMFLWVAGPKGLKGMDLYHKAIENGVAFVPGQFFYTDASQGHETMRLNYTMADETVLEKAVEKLGRAARAVMG